TTTGGCCCTTGCAGAGTACCATCCCGGTGAATGTCTGTATAGATAATAGCGCTAACTCCCTGAGCTGCCATCTGTGTTGCTAGATCCACAGCTCGCACCTGAGAGGTTTCTAACCAGCCCTTGGTTGCCACCCAACCATCGCGGGCATCAATACCGACTACGATCTGATTGGGATACTGAAGACAGAGTTGTGCTATCAGCTCTGGGTGTTCTACTGCCGCTGTGCCCAGAATCACCCGCTGCACACCCCTGTCTAACAGGGTCGCTACTTGTTCAGCCGTCCGCAGTCCACCCCCTACCTGCACGGGCACATCCACTGCCCTGATGATCGCCTCAATTACTCCCAAATTCACGAGTTGCCCAACTTTAGCTCCGTCTAGATCCACCAAATGCAGGCGTGTAGCTCCTTCGGCTGCCCATTGCCGCGCCACTGAAACCGGGTTTTCGTTAAAGGTTTGGGCTTGGGTATAGT
The window above is part of the Cyanobacteriota bacterium genome. Proteins encoded here:
- the hisA gene encoding 1-(5-phosphoribosyl)-5-[(5-phosphoribosylamino)methylideneamino]imidazole-4-carboxamide isomerase, which gives rise to MEIIPAIDILNGKCVRLYQGDYTQAQTFNENPVSVARQWAAEGATRLHLVDLDGAKVGQLVNLGVIEAIIRAVDVPVQVGGGLRTAEQVATLLDRGVQRVILGTAAVEHPELIAQLCLQYPNQIVVGIDARDGWVATKGWLETSQVRAVDLATQMAAQGVSAIIYTDIHRDGTLQGPNLEALRELASAVTVPVIASGGVSTITDLLSLLALAPLGVVGAIVGRALYTGDVSLKEALRAVGSGRWQDIPPDFGSSAFA